The Thermodesulfovibrio sp. 3462-1 genome contains the following window.
TCAGAAATTTTACCTTTTTTTAGAAGGAAAGCGCCAAGAGGCATTTTTTCTGTAAAAGGTTTTGTTGTCATAATGCTAATATAGCATAAAAATTATGCCAAAGTGTATACTAAATTTATTAATCAGCTTTAGTAAAGGAGGATAAATGGTAAGGGTTAGATTTGCACCTTCTCCAACCGGGCATCTTCATATTGGAGGAGCAAGAACAGCTCTTTTTAACTGGCTTTTTGCAAGACATTACAGTGGAAAATTTATATTAAGAATTGAAGACACTGATAGGTCACGCTCCACTGAAGAATACATTGAATCAATTATAGAAGCCATGAAATGGCTCGGGCTCAACTGGGATGAAGGCCCATTCAGACAGACTGATAGAATGGAAATTTATAAAAAATATGCTTACAAACTTCTTAATGAAGGAAAAGCCTATTGCTGCTACTGCACTCCAGAGGAATTAGAAGAAAGAAGGCAAAAAGCAATGAAAGAAGGAAAACCACCAAGATATGACCGACGTTGCAGAGAAATTACTGAAAAGCTTGATAAACCCTTTGCAATAAGGTTTAAAATGCCTCTTGAAGGTGAAACAGTGGTTAATGACCTCGTAAAAGGTGCTGTTACCTTTAAAAACAGTGAGCTCGAAGACCTGGTAATACTGAGAAGTGATGGAACTCCTACATATAATTTTTGCGTTGTTGTTGATGACTTTGAAATGAAAATAACCCATGTAATAAGAGGCGAAGACCACCTTAATAATACTCCAAAGCAAATTCATATTTATCATGCTCTTGGAATGAATCCTCCAGAGTTTGCTCACATTCCTATGATTCTTGGAAAAGACAGATCTCGTTTAAGTAAAAGGCACGGTGCGACAAGTGTTCTTGCCTACAGAGATGAAGGATATCTTTCAGATGCAGTTGTCAACTATCTTGCTCGTCTTGGATGGTCTCATGGAGATCAGGAAATTTTTACCAGAGAAGAATTAATAAAGTATTTCAATCTACAACAGGTTGGAAAGGCAAATGCTGTTTTTGATCCAGAGAAACTTCTCTGGCTTAATAGTGAATATATAAAATTAACTCCTGAAGAAAAACTTTTTGAACTTGTAAAACCTTTTCTTATAAAGGAAGGATATTTGAGAGAAAATGAAACTGTTGATTTACAATGGGTGTGTAAAGCTATAAAATCCCTTAAAGAAAGATGTAGAACACTTCGAGAACTTGCCCATGCAATGAGATATTATTTTTTAGAGTACGTTGAAATTGATCCAAAGGCAAAGGAAAAATATATAACTACTGAGACTATTGCAATTCTTAAAGAACTCACAGAAAAACTTGCTCAACTTGAAGATTTTACTCAGGATAAAATTGAAAAAATATTTATGGACATGGTAAATGAAAAAGGATTGAAGCTTGCTGAGGTTGCTCAGCCAGTTAGAGTTGCCATAACAGGCAATACTGTAAGTCCTGGAATATACGAAGTTTTAGAAATTGTTGGCAAGGAAAAAACTCTGAAAAGATTAAGGAGAATAATCAATGCCTCTTAGTAAAGAGCTTCTTGAAATTATAGTCTGTCCAAAATGCAAAGGAGATTTAATTTATGAAGAAGACAGGGAAAGACTTGTTTGTAAAAACTGCTCTGTCTATTATCCAATAAGAGAAGACATCCCTATTCTTTTGATTGAAGAAGCTCAACCAGAGAAGACACAGGCATCCTCAACGGATGCAAGGAATCTTTAATTGTTTCCAAAACCAATACAAAGGCAAAAAAATTGTTCAAATGTTCAGAATTTTTCAAAATGACAAAGCAAAAAATTATAAAATACTTCAGAATACCGATTGGAATTCGAATTTTTGACAAAAAATTTATTTTAATAATATACTATATGGTAACCGTTAGCCGTTCAATTAAATTAAAGGTTGTTAAAGTATTATACTTTAAATAGCTTAAATTCGATTTTAAAATTAAGGGGCATTGCCTCAATAAAAAATAAAATGTAGGAGGATATTATGACTTACACAAAACCAAGAGATGAAAAGGATGTTATGAAGCTGGTCAAAGAACTGAATGTCAAGTTTGTAAGACTATGGTTTACTGATATTCTCGGTCAACTAAAAAGTTTTGCTGTTCCAGTGGAAGAGCTTGAAGTTGCCTTTTCAGAGGGCATGGGATTCGACGGTTCATCAATTCATGGTTTTGCAAGAATTGATGAGTCAGACATGATTGCAAGACCGGATCCAACAACCTTTGCAATTCTTACATGGAGACCAAAAGAAAGCGCAGTAGCAAGGATGTTCTGCGACATTTATGAACCTGATGGAACTCCTTACAAAGGTGATCCAAGATATATTTTAAAATTAAATCTTGAAAAAGCTGCGAAAAAAGGTTATACCTTTTATCTTGGTCCAGAACTCGAGTTTTTCTACTTTAAATCAGACAAAAACACAGAAATTCTTGATGAAGGTGGATATTTTGACTATCCACTGGATGCTGCAGAAGATCTTCGTAGAGACACAATCCTTGCACTGGAACAAATGGGTATTAAAGTTGAATACTCCCATCACGAGGTTGCACCATCTCAACATGAAATAGACCTGAGATATGCTGAAGCTCTTCAAATGGCTGACATTGTTATGACCTATAGAGTTGTAGTTAAAGAGATTGCAAAACAGCACGGTGTTTATGCCACTTTTATGCCAAAGCCTCTTTTTGGCGAAAACGGAAGCGGAATGCATACTCATCAGTCCCTGTTTAAAGGTGATAAAAATGTCTTTTTCGATCCAAAAGACAAATACTATCTTTCAGATATTGCAAAAAGTTACATAGCAGGACTTTTAACCCATATAAAAGAGATTACCCTTGTTTTGAACCAGTGGGTTAATTCATACAAAAGACTTGTTCCAGGTTATGAAGCTCCTGTTTATATCTGCTGGGCAAGAAGAAACAGATCTGCTCTTATAAGAGTTCCACTTTACAAACCAGGCAAAGAAAAAGCAACAAGAATAGAGTTAAGAAGTCCTGACCCTTCATGCAATCCCTACCTTGCCTTTGCATGTATGTTAAATGCAGGATTGACAGGAGTGGAAAAGAAATATAAACTACCTGAGCCAATTGAAAAAGATGTTTATCATCTTGATCCAGAAGAAAGAAAGGAACTTGGAATTGATAACCTTCCCGGAAGTTTAATAGAAGCCATTGAGTATGCTGAAAAAAGCGAATTACTTAGAGAAACTTTAGGAGACCATATATTCACAAATCTCATTGAGAGCAAAAAGAAAGAATGGGATGACTATCGCATAAGAATCTTCCCCTATGAAATAGAAAGATATCTCCCCATTCTTTAATTTCAAAGGGGTGGCTTGCACCACCCCTGCTTTTTACCACCTTCCCCATGCACAGTAATAGTCAAAGTGGTCATCGTATATGCGAAGTCGTTTTTTGATTACAAAAATTCTGTGTAAAATAATTCCAAATAGAAAGCCTCCTACATGTGCCCACCAGGCAACTCCTCCTACATCTGCTGGTGTAAGAAGGGAGCCAAGTCCTGAAAACAGTTGAATTAAAAACCACATGAAAATGTAAAAAAATGCAGGAAGTGCAAAAAAGAAAGGGAAAAACAGTATTGGCACAAGAGTTATAACCCTTGCATGAGGAAACATCACCATATAGGCACCTAAAACACCTGAAATTGCACCAGATGCTCCAACTGTAGGTATAGTTGAAGCTGGATTGATGAGGCAGTGAATCCAGCTTGCTCCAAATCCACAAAGAAGATAAAAAATTAAAAACCTGAAAGAACCCATCTTGTCTTCTACATTGTCAGCAAAAATAAACATAACCCACATGTTACTTATAAGATGAAACCATCCTCCGTGAAGAAACATGCTCGTTAAAAAGGGAAGATAATAAAAAGGATCAAAAGGAAGGGATGCTACAAGCATGTATTTTGCAGGAACCACACCAAATATGTGAAATAGATAGTCTAAATCCTCTCTTGGGAACATGAGTTCAAAAATAAAGATAACTGAATTTAAAGCTATAATTAACCATGTCATATAGGGAGTATATTTTCTTGGAAGACAATCTCTTATTGGTATCATTTTGCCTCACTCCTTTTTATTGATATAGCTTTCCATATGCTCGGTATTACTGAAACAATAATAATACCAAGTATGAACATGGAAAAGTTCTCTTTTACAAAGGGAAGATTTCCGAAAAAATAACCTGTGGCAATTAAAGAGCCACTCCAGAGAATGCTACTAAAAATATTGTAAATCTGAAATTTTAGATATCTCATTCTTCCTATTCCTGCTACAAATGGTGCAAAGGTTCTTATAATTGGTAAAAATCTGGCAATTATTATTGTTTTTGTTCCATGTTTTTCATAAAATTGGGCAGTTGTATAAAGATGCTTTTTATTGAAAAAAAAGGAGTTTTCCTTTGAGAAAACTTTCGGCCCAACAAATCTTCCGATGTGATAATTTACAGTGTTTCCCACTGTAGCAGCAACACTTAATACTATTAAAGAACTCCAAGGACAAAGCAGTTGTCTTGAAGACAGGGCTCCTACAGTAAATAAAAGAGAATCACCAGGCAAAAATGGCGTTATAACAAATCCTGTTTCAGAGAAAACAATAAAGAAAAGGACAACATAAATCCAGTTACCAATTTGAGAAAAAAGAGTTTCAAGATAAATGTCAATATGAAAGACAATATCTATAAAATTAGACATTTTTAAGAATAAATAAATCCATAAGTTTGTAGCCTTCTTCTATAACTAAATCAGGATGGTTTAGGATCTCCTCGGAAAATTTTCTTTTGTTTGTATGCTCTTGATGAGATGCTTCGCTTTGCTCAGAATTACTACTATCATAAATTACAAATGGGACAGGCTCAGCAGTATGAGTTTTTATGGTTACAGGAGTTGGATGGTCTGGAAGAAGAAGAATTCTAAAATCTTTAAATCTTCTGGGTGCTTCCTCAAGAATTCTTCCAACTACAATGTTGTCAATATCTTCAATAGCCTTAATTTTTAATTTATAATCACCCTGATGTCCTGCCTCATCAGGTGCTTCTATATGAACATAGACAAAATCAACTCTCTCAAGAGCGTTAAGAGCATATTCAGCCTTTCCTGAATAATTTGTGTCTATCCAACCTGTTGCACCTGGAACATTTATGATATGAAATCCTGCTAAAATACCAATTCCCTTTGTAAGATCCACTGCAGAAATGAGCGCACCTGAAAGGCCATATTTTTCCTGAAACTTTGGTAAAGAAGGAGTCCGTCCCTGCCCCCATAGCCAGATACTGTTTGCAGGTTTTTTACCTTCGGAAGTTCTTTTTTTATTAACTGGATGATCTTTAAGAATATCCATTGATTTGAAAATAATCTCTTTCAAAAACTGGGCATGCCTGCCTATAGGAAGAAACATTGAAATCTCTCTTCCCGTGATATCATGAGGTGGAGTGCATTCCACCTCTTCTGAGCCATTTTTCCAAAGCATTATGTGACGATAACTTACACCCGGGTAAAATCTCAAAGTATCACTGCCAAGTTTTTTATCTAAATCTTCAATAAGAATTTTTGCCTCTTCTGTGGTTATATGCCCGGCTGAGTAATCCTCCATAAAAATTCTCTTCTTATCTGAAAACTTTAATGTTACAAGATTGCATCTGTATGCCACATCATTTTTTGATAAATTCAATCCCATGCTAACAGCTTCAAGAGGCGCTCTGCCTGTATAGTAAACTTTTGGATCATAACCAAGAATACTCAGGTTTGCCACATCACTTCCAGGTGGAAAACCCTGTGGAATATTTCTAACTGAGCCTGCTATTCCATTAGAAGCAAGCCAGTCCATATTGGGAGTTCTGGCAACCTGAAGAGGTGTAAGCCCACCAATCTCATTAATTGGATAATCTGCTGCACCATCAGGAATGACTACAATGTATTTCATAAAAGCTTCTCCACAAAGGCTCTTACATTGTCAAGATTTGCTGGTAAAACATGAGGGATGTCTGAGACCTTAAAAACTGTATCAGGATCTTTAAGTCCATTTCCAGTAAGGGTGCATACAACAGTGGAGCCTTTTTCAAAATATCCCTGCTTGTAAAGCTTTATAACTCCAGCAACAGAAGCTGCAGAAGCTGGCTCGCAAAATATTCCTTCAAATGAGGCTATCATTTTGTAGGCTTTAAGTATTTCTTCATCAGTGACCATATCAATCGTTCCCCCAGATTCATCTCTTGCCTGGACAGCTGTAGCCCAGCTCGCAGGATTTCCTATTCTTATTGCTGTTGCAATTGTCTCAGGTTGTTCAACTGGCTTGCCGAGAACAATTGGAGCTGCTCCTGCTGCCTGAAATCCAAGCATTTTTGGTAAGTTATTAATTTTTCCTTTTTCTTTGTATTCTTTATATCCCTTCCAGTAAGCTGATATATTCCCGGCATTTCCCACAGGCAAAGCATGATACTGAGGAGCCTGCCCAAGCTGATCGCAGACTTCAAAGGCTGCAGATTTTTGCCCTTCAATCCTGTAGGGGTTAATCGAATTAACAAGAGTAATAGGATACTCTTTAACAATTGCTCGGACAATGTTTAAAGCCTGATCAAAGTTTCCTTTAATCTGAATAACTGTAGCTCCATGAACCATTGCCTGAACAAGCTTTCCTGTTGCAATTTTTCCTTCAGGAATAATAACAATTGCTTTAATCCCTGCTCTTGCAGCATAGGCTGAAGCTGATGCTGAAGTGTTTCCTGTTGAAGCACATATCACTGCACGAGAGCCTTCCTCCAGAGCTTTTGAAATTGCAAGTGTCATTCCTCTGTCTTTAAAAGAACCTGTTGGATTTGCACCATCAAATTTGAGATAAAGCTCAAGCTCCATATTAAGTTGTTTGGTAAGATTGTTTACCTTTATAAGTGGAGTATTGCCTTCCAAAAGAGTGACAATTGGAGTTTTTTCATTAACAGGGAAAAATTCGTAATACTCTCTTATAATTCCTTTCCATGGTGATTTTGTATTCATGGCTATTCAATTATGTCTCCTTCTATTAATTCAACTACAACTCCCTGCTCACGGAGGGAATTAATTCCTTCATTAAGATTTTCCTCCAGCCCTTCAAGTTCAAGTATCATTTCTCCAAATGTATCAGTAACTCTTGCTCTACGAATATTTGGCATGACATCATATTTTTTTGCCATTCTAAAAAGCACAGGCTCTTTGATCAATTCCTGAGGAAATGTGAGCCTTACTCTTAATTTTTTAATCTCGCCCATAAACTCCTCCTTACCGTCATTCTGAGCGATAGTTCAAAAACTTCGCTCAAGATAAAACTCAGCATCTGCCTCCTGCAATGGCAGGAACAATTGAAACTTCATCTCCCTCTTTCACCACAGTTTCCTCTGCTTGAAGGAATCTAACATCTTCTTCATTAACATAAACATTAATAAACCTTCTTATCTTACCATCCTGACATAGCCTTTCTGCAAGCCCTGGATATTGTTTATCAAGCGCATTAATTATATCTATAATTTTTCCAGCTGGTGCCTCTACCACATCTTTTCCACCTGTAAGTTTTTGCAGTGGTGTTGGTATTAAAACTTTTACTGCCATTTTTACCTCCCTCTTTCATTAATTCTTTTCAAAGCTTCTTCAAAGGAAGCAAGATTTGGTTTTATCTGATAGACTTCCGCTGTTCTGCCATTTAAAACCTCTGATGTTTTAAGTCCATTCCCTGTAATGCAAAGCACTGTTGTGTCTTTTTTATCAATTTTACCTTCTTTTAAAAGCTTAATGTAACATGCAACAGTAACGCCTCCTGCTGTCTCTGTGAAAATTCCTTCTGTTTTTGCAAGAAGCTTTATTGCATCAATTATTTCTTCATCAGAGACATCCTCCATAGCACCTCCACTTTCCTTTACAGCTTGCAAAGCATAGTATCCATCAGCAGGATTTCCAATGGCAAGAGATTTTGCTATAGTATTAGGTTTTACAGGTCTTATAACATCTGTGCCCTGTTTAAAAGCTGTTGAAATTGGAGAGCATCCAGTTGCCTGTGCACCGTATATTTTTGTCTCAAGATTTTTAAGAATTCCCAACTCTTTAAACTCTTTAAGTGCCTTCCACACCTTTGTAAGAAGTGAGCCACTTGCACAGGGCACTACAATACTGTCTGGTGCTTTCCAGCCAAGTTGTTCAACTATTTCAAACCCTATTGTTTTTGAACCCTCTGCATAAAAGGGACGAATGTTTATATTTACAAATGCCCATTTGTATTTGTTTGCAATTTCACTGCAAAGTCTGTTTACATCGTCATAGTTACCATCAACAGCAACAAGATTTGGCTCATAAACAATGGAAGCAACTATTTTGCTCTGCTCTAAAGTAGCAGGAATAAAAATAAATCTCTTAAATCCTGCCTTTGCACCGTGCGCTGAAACAGCATGGGCAAGATTTCCTGTAGAGGCACATGCAACAGTATCAAATCCAAATTCTTTTGCTTTTGTAAGTGCTACTGCAACAACTCTATCTTTAAATGAAAGGGTGGGATGGGCAACTGTATCATCTTTTATGTAAAGCTCTTTTACTCCAAGATATTTTGCAAGATTTTTAGCTTCTACCAGAGGCGTAAAACCTGAATTAAGTCCCACCTGGGGCTCACCATCTATTGGTAAGAGCTCTTTGTATCGCCATAGTGTTTTTGGTCTTTTTTCTATAGTTTTCCTTGAAAGGGCTTTCTTTATTTTTGCATAGTCATAGACTGCCTCAAGAGGACCAAAGCAGAATTCACATACATATATAGGCTCTACAGGATATTCTCTGCCGCATTCCCTGCATCTTAGTCCTTTTACATATTTCATTTCCCACCTCCTATATTCTGTGAATTAATTTTTTATTTTAACATTTTTATTCAAATTGCCTACAGAATCTCACTTCTTAAAATTGCCAATAGAGGCAACAAAACATTGCGTTTCCTGTCTTTGCGAAAGACTCAATGCCCTGAGGAATTTCTGACTATTACCAGTGTATAAAAGACAAGAAGATTCCTCGCTTTGTTCAGAATAACAATGAAAAGCCTCAAAATAACATTTTTTATTGGCAATCTCATGATATTGATATAAATTAACTCAATATGTTAAAATGGTTTTATGGAACGCAAAGATTACTATAAAATTCTCGGTGTAAGCAAGGATGCTACACAGGAAGAGATAAAGAAGGCTTATCGTAAGCTTGCAAGAAAGTATCATCCTGATTTAAATCCCGGAAATAAAGAGGCTGAGGAGAAGTTTAAGGAGATAAATGAGGCATATGCAGTTCTGAGTGATCCGCAGAAAAGGGCTGAGTATGACAGGGGCGAAACCTTTGATTTTAAGGGCTTTGATTTTGGTGGCTTTGATTTTACAAAAGGCTTTGACCTTGGAGATATTTTTGGAGATATATTCGGTGAGACATTTACTCAAACAAGAACTGCCTATTCAAAGGGCGAAGATATAGTTATTCCTGTTATATTAACCTTTGAAGAAGCTTATAAAGGCACTGTTAAGCCAGTTACCTATCAGAGATACATTGAGTGCCAGCTCTGTCATGGAAGCGGTGCTGATAAAGTGGATATATGCTCAAGATGTGGCGGCACAGGAAGAATTCAAACCTCAAGGGGATTTATGAGAGTTAGTCAGACATGTCCTAATTGTGGGGGAACAGGAAGGACTGCCTCATCAAAGTGTAAAAATTGTGGTGGGACAGGAAGAATTTTAATCACAGAGACAGTAAAGGCAAAAATTCCAGCGGGAGTTGATAATGGTTCAACAGTAAAGGTTAAAGGATATGGAAATGCTGGTAGAGGCGGTGCACCTTATGGTGATCTTATACTTGAGGTTAATGTTACTGCTCATCCATTTTTCACCAGAAAAGGAGATGACATATACATTGAGCTTCCAGTAACATTCGTTGAAGCTGCATTAGGAGCTAAAGTGGATGTTCCGACAGCAGATGGAAATACAGTCACAATGAAGATTCCAGAAGGAACACAGGGTGGACAGAAATTCAGAATTTCAGGGAAAGGATTTCCCTCTCCTAAAGGTGGCAGAAAAGGAGACATGTATGTTGTGATAAAAATAGTAGTTCCCAGAGGATTAACAGCTTCTGAAAAGGAGGAAATCAGAAAAATCGAACGCCTTTATAAAGAAAATCCAAGAGAATTCATGTTGAGGAGGTAAGCATGAGACAGGACGACAGACTCTATATGATAAGCATGGTATGCAGATTGCTCAATGTTCATCCTCAGACAGTGAGGCTTTATGAGAGGGAAGGTTTTATAAAACCAAGGAGAATTAAAAGACAAAGAGTTTATACTGATGAAGATCTTGAAAGACTTAATTTTGTAATAAAACTTACAAAGGAATTTGGAGTTAACAGAGCTGGAGTGGATATTATTTTAAGAATGCGTGAAAGGATGCAGATAATGGAACAATTCATACAGGAATTACTTCGCTATGTTGATGAAGACATAAGACAGCAGATTGAAAAAAGAATTAAAAAAATTTTTGAAGAATTTTAAGGAGGAAATTTAAGGAGGAAATCTATGAGATTTGATAGACTTACCTATAAAACGCAGGAAGCAATAACACAGGCACAGAGAATTGCCTCTCAGCACGGTAATCAGCAGATAGATGTGGAGCACCTTATTTATGCTCTAATTGAAGACACTGAGGGGCTTGTTCCCCGTATTTTAAAAGAATGCGGAGCAGATTTAAATACATTAAAAGCAGATTTAAAGAAAGCCATTGATAGAATCCCAAAGGTTTACGGTGCTCAACCCCTTGAGCAGATTTACATTACTCCAAGACTCAATCAGCTTTTTGAGAAAGCTGAAGCAGAAGCTGAGCATCTTAAGGATGAGTATATAAGTGTGGAGCATCTTCTTATAGCTCTTTTTGATGTGGGTGGTCCTGCCCTTGATGCCATAAAAAAGCAGGCAGTTACCCGGCAGAAAGTGCTTGATGCAATGAGGAAAATAAGAGGAGTTCATCAAGTAACTGACCCCAATCCAGAGGAAAAGTATCAGGCACTGGTCAGATATGGTAAAAATCTGACAGAGTTAGCCCGCAAAGGTAAGCTTGATCCAGTCATTGGAAGAGATGAAGAAATAAGAAGAGTTATTCAGGTTCTATCAAGAAGGACAAAGAATAATCCAGTGCTTATTGGAGACCCTGGTGTTGGTAAAACTGCAATAGTTGAAGGTCTTGCACAGAGAATTGTGGCAGGCGATGTTCCAGAGTCTTTGAGAGACAAGGAATTGATAGCCCTTGATATAGGAGCACTTCTTGCAGGTGCAAAATACAGGGGAGAATTTGAGGAAAGACTCAAGGCAGTACTTAAGGAGATTACACAGTCAGAGGGACGGATTATAACTTTCATAGATGAGCTTCACACACTTGTAGGTGCTGGTGCAGCAGAAGGAGCAGTTGATGCTGCAAACATGCTCAAGCCAGCTCTGGCAAGGGGGGAACTAAGATGCATTGGTGCAACAACTGTAAATGAATACAGAAAATACATTGAAAAAGACCCTGCCCTTGAAAGAAGATTTCAGCCTATTCTGGTTAAAGAGCCCACTGTTGAGGATACAATATCAATTTTGAGAGGACTTAAAGAAAGGTATGAAGTTCATCATGGTGTGAAGATAAAGGATTCAGCACTGGTTGCTGCTGCAGTTCTTTCAGCAAGATACATAACTGACAGATACCTTCCAGACAAAGCCATTGACCTGATTGATGAGGCTGCAGCAAAGCTCAGAATGGAGATTGATAGCATGCCCATTGAACTTGATGAAATTGAGAGAAAACTCCGTCAGCTTGAGATAGAAAGACAGGCATTGAGCAAAGAGCCAACTGAGGACGCAAAGGAAAAGATAGAAAAGATTTCCCATGAGATAGAGCAACTCCTTGCAAAAAAAGAGGAATTAAGCAGACAGTGGCAAGCTGAAAAGGAGATTATTTTAAAAATTAGAGAGATAAAGGCAGAGATTGAGCAAACCCGTATTGCCTCTGAGCAGGCAGAGCGTCAGGGAGACCTTACAAGAGCAGCAGAACTCAGATATGGCAGACTAATTGAGCTTCAGAAAGCCCTTGATGAGGCAAATGCCCATTTGAAGGAGATTCAGAAAAAAAGAAAGATGCTTAAAGAAGAAGTTGATGAAGAAGATATAGCAGAGGTTGTGGCAAAGTGGACTGGAATTCCTGTTAAAAAACTTCTTGAAAGCGAAACCCAGAAGTTAATTAAAATGGAAGAGCGCCTCCGTCAGAGAGTTGTTGGTCAGGATGAAGCTATTCAGGCAGTATCAAATGCAATAAGAAGAGCAAGAGCAGGACTACAGGATCCTAATCGTCCAATTGGTTCATTTATGTTTTTGGGACCAACTGGTGTGGGTAAAACAGAGCTTGCAAAAGCTCTGGCAGAGTTTCTCTTTGATGATGAAAATGCCATGATAAGAATTGACATGTCCGAGTATCAGGAGCGTCATACAGTAAGCAGACTAATTGGTGCGCCTCCTGGCTATGTTGGTTATGAAGAAGGTGGTCAGCTTACAGAAGCGGTTCGCAGGCGTCCATACAGTGTTGTTCTTTTTGATGAAGTTGAAAAAGCCCATCCAGAAGTCTTCAATGTTCTGCTTCAGGTTCTTGATGATGGCAGGCTCACTGATGGACATGGAAGAACCGTTGATTTTCGTAACACAATAATAATTATGACATCAAACATAGGAAGTGCCCATATTCAGGAGTTTCTTGAAAGTGCAGGCTCTGAGCACTGGCAGGATTTGAAAAAGGATTTAAAAACAAAAATTATGGATGACTTAAGAGCTTTCTTCAGACCTGAGTTTCTTAACAGGATTGATGAGATAATTATATTCAATCCATTAAGCAGGGAAGTAATGAAAGAGATTATAGAAATTCAGATTAACAGAATAAAGCAGTATCTCAAGCAGAGAAAGATTGATATTACTCTTACAGAAGAGGCAAAAGAATACATTGCAAGAATTGGTTATGATCCTGTATATGGTGCAAGACCGCTGAGAAGGGTGTTGCAGAAAGAGATACTTGACCCTCTTGCAATAAAGCTTATTGAAGGAGTTTTTAAAGAAGGAGATATTGTGGAAGTTGATTTCAAAGATGGTAAAATTATATTTAATAGAGTTGTTATAGCAGAAGCAGCCTAAAAATTTAGGAGGTGTAAAATGGCTATTGTAAAATGGAGTCCTTTAAAGGAGATTGAAGAAATAAGAAAGGAAATGGACAGACTCTTTGAAGAGTTTCTTTCACCTGTTCGGAGGAAGAGGACTGTTAGTAGCGAGGGAATTATTTCTCCCAAT
Protein-coding sequences here:
- a CDS encoding Trm112 family protein — protein: MPLSKELLEIIVCPKCKGDLIYEEDRERLVCKNCSVYYPIREDIPILLIEEAQPEKTQASSTDARNL
- the gltX gene encoding glutamate--tRNA ligase — its product is MVRVRFAPSPTGHLHIGGARTALFNWLFARHYSGKFILRIEDTDRSRSTEEYIESIIEAMKWLGLNWDEGPFRQTDRMEIYKKYAYKLLNEGKAYCCYCTPEELEERRQKAMKEGKPPRYDRRCREITEKLDKPFAIRFKMPLEGETVVNDLVKGAVTFKNSELEDLVILRSDGTPTYNFCVVVDDFEMKITHVIRGEDHLNNTPKQIHIYHALGMNPPEFAHIPMILGKDRSRLSKRHGATSVLAYRDEGYLSDAVVNYLARLGWSHGDQEIFTREELIKYFNLQQVGKANAVFDPEKLLWLNSEYIKLTPEEKLFELVKPFLIKEGYLRENETVDLQWVCKAIKSLKERCRTLRELAHAMRYYFLEYVEIDPKAKEKYITTETIAILKELTEKLAQLEDFTQDKIEKIFMDMVNEKGLKLAEVAQPVRVAITGNTVSPGIYEVLEIVGKEKTLKRLRRIINAS
- a CDS encoding rhomboid family intramembrane serine protease; its protein translation is MIPIRDCLPRKYTPYMTWLIIALNSVIFIFELMFPREDLDYLFHIFGVVPAKYMLVASLPFDPFYYLPFLTSMFLHGGWFHLISNMWVMFIFADNVEDKMGSFRFLIFYLLCGFGASWIHCLINPASTIPTVGASGAISGVLGAYMVMFPHARVITLVPILFFPFFFALPAFFYIFMWFLIQLFSGLGSLLTPADVGGVAWWAHVGGFLFGIILHRIFVIKKRLRIYDDHFDYYCAWGRW
- a CDS encoding glutamine synthetase family protein yields the protein MTYTKPRDEKDVMKLVKELNVKFVRLWFTDILGQLKSFAVPVEELEVAFSEGMGFDGSSIHGFARIDESDMIARPDPTTFAILTWRPKESAVARMFCDIYEPDGTPYKGDPRYILKLNLEKAAKKGYTFYLGPELEFFYFKSDKNTEILDEGGYFDYPLDAAEDLRRDTILALEQMGIKVEYSHHEVAPSQHEIDLRYAEALQMADIVMTYRVVVKEIAKQHGVYATFMPKPLFGENGSGMHTHQSLFKGDKNVFFDPKDKYYLSDIAKSYIAGLLTHIKEITLVLNQWVNSYKRLVPGYEAPVYICWARRNRSALIRVPLYKPGKEKATRIELRSPDPSCNPYLAFACMLNAGLTGVEKKYKLPEPIEKDVYHLDPEERKELGIDNLPGSLIEAIEYAEKSELLRETLGDHIFTNLIESKKKEWDDYRIRIFPYEIERYLPIL
- a CDS encoding NIL domain-containing protein: MGEIKKLRVRLTFPQELIKEPVLFRMAKKYDVMPNIRRARVTDTFGEMILELEGLEENLNEGINSLREQGVVVELIEGDIIE
- the thrC gene encoding threonine synthase, with product MNTKSPWKGIIREYYEFFPVNEKTPIVTLLEGNTPLIKVNNLTKQLNMELELYLKFDGANPTGSFKDRGMTLAISKALEEGSRAVICASTGNTSASASAYAARAGIKAIVIIPEGKIATGKLVQAMVHGATVIQIKGNFDQALNIVRAIVKEYPITLVNSINPYRIEGQKSAAFEVCDQLGQAPQYHALPVGNAGNISAYWKGYKEYKEKGKINNLPKMLGFQAAGAAPIVLGKPVEQPETIATAIRIGNPASWATAVQARDESGGTIDMVTDEEILKAYKMIASFEGIFCEPASAASVAGVIKLYKQGYFEKGSTVVCTLTGNGLKDPDTVFKVSDIPHVLPANLDNVRAFVEKLL
- a CDS encoding cofactor-independent phosphoglycerate mutase, which translates into the protein MKYIVVIPDGAADYPINEIGGLTPLQVARTPNMDWLASNGIAGSVRNIPQGFPPGSDVANLSILGYDPKVYYTGRAPLEAVSMGLNLSKNDVAYRCNLVTLKFSDKKRIFMEDYSAGHITTEEAKILIEDLDKKLGSDTLRFYPGVSYRHIMLWKNGSEEVECTPPHDITGREISMFLPIGRHAQFLKEIIFKSMDILKDHPVNKKRTSEGKKPANSIWLWGQGRTPSLPKFQEKYGLSGALISAVDLTKGIGILAGFHIINVPGATGWIDTNYSGKAEYALNALERVDFVYVHIEAPDEAGHQGDYKLKIKAIEDIDNIVVGRILEEAPRRFKDFRILLLPDHPTPVTIKTHTAEPVPFVIYDSSNSEQSEASHQEHTNKRKFSEEILNHPDLVIEEGYKLMDLFILKNV
- a CDS encoding DedA family protein, with translation MSNFIDIVFHIDIYLETLFSQIGNWIYVVLFFIVFSETGFVITPFLPGDSLLFTVGALSSRQLLCPWSSLIVLSVAATVGNTVNYHIGRFVGPKVFSKENSFFFNKKHLYTTAQFYEKHGTKTIIIARFLPIIRTFAPFVAGIGRMRYLKFQIYNIFSSILWSGSLIATGYFFGNLPFVKENFSMFILGIIIVSVIPSIWKAISIKRSEAK